The Daucus carota subsp. sativus chromosome 7, DH1 v3.0, whole genome shotgun sequence genome window below encodes:
- the LOC108194148 gene encoding uncharacterized protein LOC108194148, with protein sequence MNMRLKNPNKVPYSRITLASVESLTLPLVQEVVLLADFHCKGCQERVADIMSRMNGVKESVVISVMDKKVTLTSTYPGIVKVHRGQVTRIYENSKNRVSVMMGFFRFSCS encoded by the exons ATGAACATGAGACTGAAAAACCCGAATAAGGTTCCGTATTCTAGAATCACTCTTGCTTCTGTTGAATCCTTGACTTTGCCTCTG GTTCAAGAAGTAGTTCTGTTGGCGGATTTTCATTGCAAAGGCTGCCAAGAGCGAGTAGCTGACATCATGTCAAGAATGAACG GGGTTAAGGAATCGGTGGTGATTAGCGTTATGGACAAGAAGGTGACCTTAACAAGCACATACCCTGGAATTGTTAAAGTTCACAGAGGACAAGTTACGCGCATCTATGAAAACTCGAAGAACAGAGTCAGTGTCATGATGGGTTTTTTTCGCTTTTCTTGCAGCTAG
- the LOC108195163 gene encoding uncharacterized protein LOC108195163: MGKKIDALLGLTFKVSKFKPAINLAISRIYVLKNQRRARMSVAQSDVIELLKLGQNKRALIRVEQVIKEQNMLDVFVMIEGYCHLLIERLNLVEKEKGCPEELEEAVSSLIYASTRCGEFPELQEIRAMFTSCFGREFTARAADLRNNCRVDSKVVAKLSTRRPDLESRMKVLKEIASENDIGLQDEEESSITTENNFNANSKQNQPKSDQQNKTGAKLEEISLGSLENKEEVEGFSHSMKGEKKYRDVADAAQAAFESAACAADAARAAVELSRSESHDPDDQIPPSSHLNKGSKTPDPRQPNYLGEMQMANDDVGSKQMKNTKENKRSVSGSSRYSSDNILQATAFPTDTEVQTTAVVREVVFDESDDEGNTEQHASFSTGIQDLEYEMKRDLLANRPSNYNSNTIDVDNTSYGINSEPTKFHKKYLLISQADSEWKPGQEAANPKINHAQRSKAEHSLRKNLENRPMSVRTR, translated from the exons ATGGGAAAGAAGATTGATGCTCTACTAGGCCTCACGTTTAAGGTTTCAAAGTTCAAACCTGCCATCAATCTGGCCATCTCCAGGATTTATGTCCTAAAGAACCAGCGTCGGGCTCGAATGTCTGTGGCTCAGTCTGATGTTATTGAGCTCCTCAAGCTTGGCCAGAACAAGCGAGCTCTCATTCGG GTTGAGCAAGTGATCAAAGAGCAGAACATGTTAGATGTGTTTGTCATGATAGAAGGCTATTGTCATCTTCTCATAGAGAGGCTCAACCTTGTAGAAAAAGAGAA AGGATGTCCAGAAGAACTGGAGGAGGCGGTATCAAGCCTGATATATGCTTCTACAAGATGTGGAGAATTTCCGGAGCTTCAAGAGATACGCGCAATGTTCACATCATGTTTTGGGAGGGAGTTCACGGCTAGAGCTGCTGATTTACGAAACAACTGTAGAGTTGATTCCAAG GTCGTTGCAAAGCTGTCAACAAGACGGCCAGACCTGGAAAGTAGAATGAAGGTGCTTAAAGAGATTGCTTCTGAAAATGATATTGGTTTACAAGATGAGGAAGAATCGTCCATTACAACCGAG AATAATTTCAATGCTAATTCAAAACAGAACCAGCCTAAATCAGACCAACAAAACAAAACAGGAGCTAAGCTGGAAGAGATCTCTTTAGGTTCACTGGAGAATAAAGAGGAAGTTGAAGGCTTCTCACACTCAATGAAAGGAGAGAAAAAGTACAGGGATGTAGCTGATGCTGCACAGGCAGCATTTGAATCTGCGGCTTGTGCTGCAGATGCTGCAAGGGCAGCTGTAGAACTTTCTCGGTCTGAGTCACATGATCCAGATGATCAAATTCCACCAAGTTCTCATTTGAATAAAGGATCTAAGACTCCTGACCCTCGACAACCCAATTATCTTGGAGAAATGCAAATGGCAAATGATGATGTAGGGTCCAAACAAATGaagaatacaaaagaaaataaaagatcaGTATCTGGTTCAAGTCGATATTCTTCTGACAACATTCTACAAGCAACTGCATTTCCTACTGATACAGAGGTACAAACAACAGCAGTCGTGAGGGAAGTAGTATTTGATGAAAGTGATGATGAAGGAAACACTGAACAACATGCTAGTTTCTCAACTGGAATCCAGGACTTGGAATATGAGATGAAACGCGATTTGCTCGCCAATAGACCTTCAAATTATAACTCTAACACTATTGATGTTGACAACACCTCATATGGGATTAATTCAGAGCCTACCAAATTTCACAAGAAATATCTTTTGATATCTCAAGCTGATTCAGAGTGGAAGCCAGGACAGGAGGCTGCAAACCCCAAAATTAACCATGCTCAAAGATCAAAAGCAGAACATTCTTTGCGGAAAAACTTGGAGAATAGGCCTATGTCAGTGAGGACTAGGTGA
- the LOC108195584 gene encoding homologous-pairing protein 2 homolog: protein MAPKPDNVEGIVLNFVNEQNRPLNSQTVADFLQKFNLKKTGVQKALDTLADAGKISFKEYGKQKIYLARQDQFDIPNSEELNRMKEENSKLQAQLDEQKKAISEVEGEIKSLQSNLTLEDIHSKEMKLQKEVSNMEEKLTKLRGGVTLVSPEERKVIESLYSSTISQWRKRKRMFKDIWDSITENSPKNPKEFKEELGLEYDEDVGVSLQSFSDLMPQGKKRARGQ, encoded by the exons ATGGCGCCCAAGCCTGATAATGTCGaag GAATCGTGCTCAATTTTGTAAATGAG CAAAACCGACCATTGAATTCTCAGACAGTAGCAGATTTTCTGCAAAAATTCAACCTGAAAAAGACGGGTGTACAGAAGGCATTAGACACTCTTGCTGATGCTGGAAAAATATCATTTAAGGAGTATGGtaaacaaaaaatatacctTGCTCGGCAAGATCAGTTTGACATTCCAAACAGTGAAGAGCTTAATCGAATGAAGGAAGAAAACTCCAAACTGCAAGCTCAGCTAGATGAACAAAAGAAAGCAATCAGTGAGGTAGAGGGAG AGATCAAATCTCTGCAGTCTAATCTAACTCTTGAGGATATACATAGCAAAGAAATGAAACTGCAAAAGGAG GTTAGCAATATGGAAGAGAAATTGACCAAACTGCGCGGAGGTGTCACTCTGGTGAGTCCAGAGGAGCGAAAAGTTATTGAGTCATTATATTCAAGTACAATCAGTCAGTGGAGAAAGCGCAAGAGAATGTTTAAAGATATTTGGGACTCTATAACAGAGAACTCGCCTAAGAATCCAAAAGAATTCAAG GAGGAACTTGGACTTGAGTATGATGAAGATGTTGGCGTAAGTTTGCAGTCCTTTTCTGATCTAATGCCGCAAGGAAAAAAGCGTGCTAGGGGGCAGTAA
- the LOC108196484 gene encoding probable protein phosphatase 2C 52 — MGCCVSTSSQSSCSSRSNGETVSPSCFGISCGRRKRFSDHVNMLKHLSSIPNRIFTNGKSRSSCIFTQQGRKGINQDAMIVWEDFINEDTTFCGVFDGHGPHGHLVARKVRDTLPLKLLSFIDSYEYKHNKQSTACCKGNNVKSDGVESDKDGSIEGKEESMWREAFLKSYKTMDKELRSHPNLDCFCSGSTAITVVKQGSNLFMGYIGDSRAILASKDINDSMVATQLTVDLKPDLPREAERIKRCKGRVFALQDEPEVQRVWLPFDDAPGLAMARAFGDFCLKDYGVISIPEFSQRTLTESDKFIVLASDGVWDVLSNEEVVDIISSAPARSSAARILVDSAAREWKSKYPTSKMDDCAVVCLYLDGKMDLESDYEEQNYSSATLQSNHSGNAGESDDGQNSEPSLQRNYTVRSSEENDSYKRVAAAAIEVEGTSETVSHEDQNWSGLEGVTRVNSLVQLPRFSEERQRP, encoded by the exons ATGGGGTGTTGTGTCTCAACTAGTAGTCAAAGTAGTTGTAGTAGCAGGAGTAATGGAGAGACAGTTAGTCCATCTTGTTTTGGAATTTCGTGTGGCAGAAGAAAAAGGTTTTCAGACCACGTCAATATGTTGAAGCATTTATCCTCCATACCTAACCGGATTTTCACCAATGGAAAGAGCCGGAGTTCTTGTATATTCACTCAGCAGGGTCGCAAGGGTATAAACCAGGATGCCATGATTGTTTGGGAG GATTTCATCAATGAGGATACAACTTTTTGCGGAGTCTTTGATGGCCATGGTCCACATGGACACCTCGTTGCTCGCAAAGTAAGGGATACACTGCCACTAAAGCTGCTGTCTTTCATAGACTCCTATGAATATAAGCATAATAAGCAGAGCACAGCTTGTTGCAAAGGTAATAATGTTAAATCAGATGGAGTGGAGTCTGATAAAGATGGCTCAATAGAGGGCAAGGAGGAGTCTATGTGGAGAGAAGCATTTTTAAAGTCATATAAGACCATGGATAAGGAGCTGAGATCCCATCCCAATTTAGATTGCTTCTGCAGTGGTAGCACAGCCATCACTGTGGTAAAACAG GGATCAAATCTTTTCATGGGATACATTGGGGATTCTCGAGCAATATTAGCATCCAAGGACATCAATGATTCAATGGTAGCAACTCAGTTGACTGTTGATCTGAAGCCTGATTTGCCAA GGGAAGCCGAAAGAATAAAACGGTGTAAGGGTCGGGTATTTGCATTGCAAGATGAGCCTGAAGTACAAAGAGTCTGGTTACCATTTGATGATGCCCCTGGATTGGCAATGGCTCGAGCATTTGGGGATTTCTGTTTGAAGGATTATGGAGTGATCTCAATTCCTGAATTTTCTCAACGGACTCTGACGGAGAGCGATAAGTTCATTGTTCTTGCTTCAGATGGG GTTTGGGATGTCCTAAGCAATGAGGAAGTTGTGGATATAATTTCATCAGCTCCAGCTCGGTCTTCAGCAGCACGGATATTGGTTGATTCTGCTGCACGTGAATGGAAATCAAAATATCCAACATCTAAGATGGATGACTGTGCAGTCGTTTGCTTATATTTGGACGGGAAGATGGATTTGGAATCTGATTACGAGGAACAGAACTACTCTTCAGCTACTCTTCAGAGTAATCATTCCGGCAACGCTGGGGAATCAGATGATGGTCAAAATTCTGAGCCGTCATTGCAGAGAAATTATACCGTCAGGTCATCAGAAGAGAATGATTCCTACAAAAGAGTAGCCGCAGCAGCCATCGAGGTAGAAGGAACTAGTGAAACAGTTTCTCACGAAGATCAGAACTGGTCAGGCTTGGAAGGTGTAACCCGTGTGAACTCCCTTGTTCAACTCCCCAGATTTTCTGAAGAAAGGCAAAGGCCTTAA
- the LOC108194447 gene encoding F-box protein At3g07870 yields the protein MVYYDEPFPRKVHTRGFPYYLRSEVQICNVASNTWKSIGSIPCGFKRPSTEHFSSPQDIFCLNGRLYWLMGSEGQYCIPRIICFDLSSEQFHEVLKPACGGLNKPNYLLLVSGECLSAAVYLNNGEVEIWIMKEYNVKESWIREFVIEAPPWNINPRSSNLDCFYVHGIWANRVLHGRSVRVLCVLKNRVILIQYKNGKLASYDPENGETRDLWFQGLPSKYNAVVHFGSLSWIDQQ from the coding sequence ATGGTTTACTACGATGAACCATTTCCCCGGAAGGTGCATACTCGTGGCTTTCCCTATTATCTGCGCTCAGAAGTTCAAATATGTAATGTAGCTAGCAATACATGGAAAAGTATTGGAAGCATACCTTGTGGTTTCAAGCGACCATCTACTGAACATTTTTCATCACCGCAAGATATTTTCTGTCTAAATGGAAGGCTATACTGGTTGATGGGATCAGAGGGGCAGTATTGTATCCCTAGAATCATTTGTTTTGATCTGTCTAGTGAACAATTTCACGAGGTTCTGAAACCTGCTTGCGGTGGCCTTAATAAGCCTAATTATCTCTTGTTGGTTTCTGGAGAGTGTCTTTCAGCTGCAGTTTATTTAAATAATGGGGAAGTGGAGATTTGGATAATGAAAGAGTATAATGTGAAAGAGTCTTGGATCAGAGAGTTTGTTATTGAAGCACCCCCTTGGAATATTAATCCAAGATCATCAAATTTAGATTGTTTTTATGTGCATGGGATCTGGGCAAACAGAGTTCTGCATGGTAGATCAGTTCGAGTTTTGTGTGTCCTGAAGAACAGGGTCATCTTGATACAATACAAAAATGGAAAACTAGCTTCGTACGATCCGGAGAATGGTGAAACTAGAGACTTATGGTTTCAGGGACTGCCTTCAAAGTATAATGCAGTTGTTCACTTTGGTAGCCTCAGTTGGATCGACCAACAATAG